Proteins from one Bacteroidota bacterium genomic window:
- the hscB gene encoding Fe-S protein assembly co-chaperone HscB, which yields MNYFTFYELPVSFLLDEKQLRTKFLELGKRYHPDFYTKASPEKQSKILELSTLNNKAYKILGSFDRRMQYILKEAGVLEEEEKYQLPQIFLMEMMDMNEILMELQFDPDPLKKEEVLNHLEQIDKNMYSEIENVLKEYKIENATKAQYKQIKEYYYKSRYLLRIREQLDKFALPD from the coding sequence ATGAACTATTTTACTTTTTATGAATTGCCGGTTTCTTTCTTGTTAGATGAAAAACAATTGAGAACAAAATTTCTTGAATTAGGAAAAAGATATCATCCGGATTTTTATACAAAAGCCAGCCCTGAAAAACAATCTAAAATTCTGGAGCTTTCCACTTTAAATAATAAAGCGTATAAAATACTAGGGAGCTTCGACAGAAGAATGCAATACATATTAAAGGAAGCGGGTGTGTTGGAAGAAGAAGAAAAATATCAATTGCCTCAGATATTTCTGATGGAAATGATGGATATGAATGAGATACTGATGGAGTTACAATTTGATCCGGATCCTTTGAAAAAAGAGGAAGTTTTAAACCATCTGGAACAGATTGATAAAAACATGTATAGCGAAATTGAAAATGTGCTGAAAGAATACAAAATCGAAAATGCTACAAAAGCACAATACAAGCAGATAAAAGAATATTATTATAAAAGCCGTTATTTGTTGCGTATTCGTGAGCAGTTGGATAAATTTGCGCTCCCTGATTAA
- a CDS encoding GH3 auxin-responsive promoter family protein, translating into MSIKSSLARPFASYVASKIKSAHTKPIEHQKKIMLQLIAQAKDTAFGNANNFESVKTYSDFKQAVPIADYEALKPWIEKIKQGEQNILWPGKPLYFAKTSGTTSGVKYIPITKASMPNHINSARNALLMYINNSGNTDFVNGKMIFLQGSPEVEELHGIKIGRLSGLVYHHVPGYLLKNRLPSYQTNCIEDWEEKVEKICRETIKENMTLISGIPPWVIMYFEKLLEISGKKTVKEIFPNFSLFVYGGVNYEPYRMRMEELIGGKIDSIETYPASEGFIAYQDSLTEPGLLLNVDSGIFFEFIPVEEVHLENPTRISLESVELDKNYALVINSNAGLWGYFIGDTVKFVSLNPHRIIVSGRVKHFISAFGEHVIGEEVEFAILEAAKKMQITIREFTVAPQVNPTEGLPYHEWFVEFEKNPEDIDAFTVLVDENLQKKNIYYRDLIEGKILRPLIITLMQPNAFRDFMKSKGKLGGQNKVARLSNDRIIANELDSWKAC; encoded by the coding sequence GTGTCAATTAAGTCCTCATTAGCCCGTCCATTTGCATCTTATGTCGCATCTAAAATAAAATCGGCACATACTAAACCTATTGAGCATCAGAAAAAAATTATGTTGCAATTAATTGCCCAGGCAAAAGACACTGCATTTGGCAACGCAAATAATTTTGAAAGCGTAAAAACCTATTCTGATTTTAAACAAGCTGTTCCGATAGCAGATTATGAAGCATTGAAACCTTGGATAGAAAAAATTAAGCAAGGAGAACAAAATATATTGTGGCCGGGTAAGCCATTATATTTTGCAAAAACAAGCGGCACTACCAGCGGGGTAAAATATATTCCAATTACAAAGGCGAGTATGCCCAATCATATTAATAGTGCTCGTAATGCATTGCTGATGTATATCAATAATTCCGGTAATACAGATTTTGTAAATGGCAAAATGATTTTTTTGCAAGGCAGTCCGGAAGTGGAAGAATTACATGGCATTAAAATCGGCAGGCTTAGCGGATTGGTATATCATCATGTTCCGGGATATTTATTAAAGAACAGACTACCTTCTTATCAAACAAATTGTATTGAAGATTGGGAAGAAAAAGTAGAAAAAATTTGCAGAGAAACTATAAAGGAAAACATGACTTTGATTAGTGGAATTCCTCCTTGGGTAATTATGTATTTTGAAAAGCTGCTCGAAATTTCCGGTAAGAAAACTGTAAAAGAAATTTTTCCAAATTTTAGTTTATTCGTTTATGGTGGCGTGAATTACGAACCTTACCGTATGCGCATGGAAGAATTAATCGGCGGTAAAATAGATAGTATAGAAACCTATCCGGCAAGCGAAGGATTTATTGCTTATCAGGATTCATTAACCGAACCGGGATTATTATTAAATGTGGACTCAGGGATTTTTTTTGAATTTATTCCTGTAGAAGAAGTGCATTTAGAAAATCCAACTAGAATAAGTTTGGAAAGTGTAGAATTGGATAAAAATTATGCTTTAGTAATAAATTCGAATGCAGGCCTTTGGGGATATTTTATTGGCGACACAGTGAAATTTGTAAGTCTGAATCCACATCGCATTATAGTGAGTGGAAGAGTGAAGCATTTTATTTCTGCCTTTGGTGAACATGTAATTGGAGAAGAAGTGGAGTTTGCTATTTTGGAAGCGGCAAAAAAAATGCAGATAACTATTCGTGAATTTACTGTTGCCCCACAAGTGAATCCCACAGAAGGATTACCTTATCATGAATGGTTTGTTGAGTTTGAAAAAAATCCGGAGGACATAGATGCATTTACCGTATTAGTTGATGAAAATTTGCAGAAAAAAAATATTTATTATCGGGACTTAATAGAAGGAAAAATACTGCGGCCACTTATTATTACGTTAATGCAGCCAAATGCATTTCGAGACTTCATGAAAAGTAAAGGAAAATTAGGTGGACAAAATAAAGTTGCCCGACTTAGTAACGACCGTATTATCGCAAATGAACTTGATTCATGGAAGGCATGTTAA
- a CDS encoding ComEC family competence protein, with protein MKSGFPYIPAFRIANFLLVGIVLQLQHVFSSEFIWICFIGLTTIFCVLFLTRMGNRSIKLIKFQGSIFILACMFCGSLLVELDDPRNQSSYFGKYLSDAETFRCRITEPPEIKENSIKLTVEVQEMYRQSFNTSTVGNAIIYLAKNDLNVIPKYGNEVIIKNNFSAPASTNNPGAFDYAKYLKAHKIFYTAYLKNGEFLLSDNFSPKPFWNFIFNCRQYFSRQITENIHDQEVQGIALALILGNRTLLDNETRDHFAKTGTMHVLAVSGLHVGIFYAILEILLNLIPFFKKNKTNSYRYIKPIIIVTCIWIYGCITGLSPSIFRSAVMFTMLAFGRLDGQHINSYNILSASAILLFFINPFMVMEVGFQLSFLAVLGIVAFQPYLYKLIKVKHLIPKYIWSLASVSIGAQIGTIPITIFYFHQFPNYFLLTNMVAIPMAFLTLVSGVFLFTISWISPLASIAGWLVYIPIKIMNESMAFANTLPGATVEYIHWSLLQTIVMCLLIFIAAIILTSKNKDYIYAFIITLLLFMVFTLQTVIQRKSTKELSFIQIKNNTLLSVIYENTLYLLTEEKIDNNSTNFNYIIKPALQQYGIDSYQTICLDSNFKSNSIVISGSTIIIGNKIINTITNNSTAIATLPASDYLLICNNPFLNLEQLAEKFKKSIWIFDNTNSYKSIKYWEKFCLDNNIRFHNLKSEGALNIRL; from the coding sequence ATGAAATCCGGGTTCCCCTATATTCCTGCATTTCGGATTGCAAACTTTTTGCTCGTAGGAATAGTGTTGCAATTACAACATGTTTTTTCTTCTGAATTTATCTGGATATGTTTTATCGGATTAACTACAATTTTTTGTGTTCTCTTTTTAACCAGAATGGGTAACCGCAGTATTAAGCTTATTAAATTTCAAGGCTCAATATTTATTCTGGCGTGTATGTTCTGCGGTAGTTTATTGGTTGAGTTAGATGATCCAAGAAATCAATCTTCGTATTTTGGAAAATATTTATCTGATGCTGAAACTTTTCGCTGTAGGATAACCGAACCTCCTGAAATAAAAGAGAATAGTATTAAATTAACTGTGGAAGTACAGGAGATGTATCGGCAGTCCTTTAACACATCCACTGTAGGAAATGCAATTATCTATCTCGCAAAAAATGATTTGAATGTTATTCCCAAATATGGAAACGAAGTAATAATTAAAAACAATTTTTCTGCACCCGCCTCCACCAATAATCCGGGAGCCTTCGATTATGCAAAATATTTAAAGGCACATAAAATATTTTACACTGCTTACTTAAAAAATGGAGAATTTTTATTGTCGGATAATTTTTCCCCTAAACCCTTTTGGAATTTCATTTTTAATTGCAGACAATATTTTAGCAGACAGATAACTGAGAATATTCACGATCAAGAAGTACAGGGTATTGCACTTGCTTTAATTCTAGGCAACAGGACTTTATTAGATAATGAAACCAGAGATCATTTTGCAAAAACAGGAACCATGCATGTGCTTGCTGTTTCAGGTTTACATGTCGGAATATTTTATGCAATACTCGAAATACTTTTAAATCTAATTCCCTTCTTCAAAAAAAATAAAACAAATTCTTACAGATATATAAAACCCATAATTATAGTAACATGCATTTGGATTTATGGATGCATCACAGGGCTTTCACCCAGCATATTCAGATCGGCAGTTATGTTTACAATGCTTGCATTTGGCCGCTTAGATGGTCAGCATATTAACAGTTATAATATCCTTTCTGCCTCTGCAATTTTATTGTTCTTCATCAATCCATTTATGGTGATGGAAGTTGGATTTCAGCTTTCTTTTTTAGCGGTATTAGGCATTGTTGCATTTCAACCCTATTTATATAAATTAATAAAAGTAAAACATCTCATTCCAAAATATATTTGGTCGTTGGCATCTGTAAGTATTGGTGCACAAATAGGAACTATACCAATCACCATTTTTTACTTTCATCAATTTCCAAATTATTTTTTATTGACCAATATGGTTGCAATACCAATGGCATTTCTCACTTTAGTTTCTGGCGTTTTTTTATTTACAATAAGCTGGATTTCACCTCTTGCATCTATAGCAGGTTGGCTGGTTTATATTCCAATAAAAATCATGAATGAAAGTATGGCATTTGCAAATACACTGCCGGGTGCAACTGTTGAATATATTCATTGGAGTTTGTTGCAGACAATTGTGATGTGCCTTTTAATCTTTATTGCTGCAATAATATTGACATCAAAAAACAAAGATTATATATATGCTTTTATAATTACGCTTTTACTTTTTATGGTATTCACATTACAAACTGTTATACAACGGAAAAGCACAAAGGAATTAAGTTTTATTCAAATTAAAAACAACACACTTCTCAGTGTAATTTATGAGAATACTCTGTATCTGCTAACAGAAGAAAAAATAGATAATAATTCTACCAATTTCAATTATATCATTAAACCTGCTTTGCAACAATATGGAATTGATTCGTACCAGACAATTTGTTTAGACTCAAATTTTAAATCTAATTCAATTGTAATTTCAGGAAGCACAATTATTATTGGAAATAAAATAATTAATACGATAACAAATAATAGTACAGCTATTGCAACATTACCGGCTTCTGATTATTTACTTATTTGCAATAATCCCTTTTTAAATCTAGAACAATTAGCAGAGAAATTTAAAAAATCAATATGGATATTTGATAATACCAATTCATATAAGAGCATAAAGTATTGGGAAAAATTTTGTCTTGATAACAATATCAGATTTCACAACTTAAAATCTGAGGGTGCACTTAATATTCGATTATAG
- the rseP gene encoding RIP metalloprotease RseP, which translates to MVIVQVAQLVLSLTILVFIHELGHFLAARMFGIRVEKFYIFFDAWGKKIVSWKRGDTEYGIGWLPLGGYVKIVGMIDESMDKKQMAEEPQPYEFRSKPNWQKFIVMIAGIVMNIILGIVIYTAYHFHFDKYYTPVSEINKDGIYAWESARNMGFETGDRLKAVNGKEYKRYDDYISMKVIFGAEVTVERNGKKEVIDVPNDFFQTIRSGGGFIESKSLVKVDSLTSPETNAAKAGLLPGDQIVAVDGNDLFSYGEFKELLQNNKNGTADIEVLRNDAKDTFKVDVDSAGLIGFVAQIQMPKDYDSTKYTVGSSITYGSRDAFEVFYYQAVGLWKLVSGQIKATESIQSPIGITSYFPKVWDWRAFWRLTALLSMVLAFMNLLPIPALDGGHIMFIGIESIMGRKLSDKFMERAQIAGMVLLLSLMVFAVGNDLFKIFSN; encoded by the coding sequence ATGGTAATAGTACAAGTAGCACAATTAGTCTTATCTCTCACGATATTGGTTTTTATTCATGAACTAGGGCATTTTCTTGCAGCAAGAATGTTTGGTATTCGAGTAGAGAAATTTTATATATTTTTTGATGCCTGGGGAAAGAAAATAGTTTCCTGGAAAAGAGGCGATACAGAATATGGAATTGGCTGGCTGCCCTTGGGTGGTTATGTAAAAATCGTCGGCATGATTGACGAAAGCATGGATAAAAAACAAATGGCAGAAGAGCCGCAACCCTACGAATTTCGTTCAAAACCTAACTGGCAAAAATTCATTGTTATGATTGCCGGCATAGTGATGAATATTATTTTAGGGATTGTAATTTACACTGCATATCATTTCCATTTTGATAAATATTATACACCTGTTTCCGAAATTAATAAGGATGGTATTTATGCCTGGGAAAGTGCCCGCAATATGGGTTTTGAAACCGGCGACAGATTAAAAGCAGTGAATGGAAAAGAGTATAAGCGATACGATGACTACATTTCCATGAAAGTAATTTTTGGTGCAGAAGTTACTGTGGAGCGCAATGGTAAAAAAGAAGTGATAGATGTGCCTAACGATTTTTTTCAAACAATACGCAGTGGTGGTGGATTCATAGAATCAAAAAGCCTTGTGAAAGTAGATAGTCTAACTTCTCCGGAAACCAATGCTGCAAAAGCCGGATTATTGCCCGGGGATCAGATTGTAGCTGTGGATGGCAATGATTTATTTTCTTATGGAGAATTTAAAGAGCTATTGCAAAATAATAAAAATGGTACAGCAGATATTGAAGTATTGCGCAATGATGCAAAAGATACTTTTAAAGTAGATGTAGATTCTGCAGGCTTAATTGGGTTTGTTGCTCAAATACAAATGCCTAAAGATTACGACTCTACAAAATACACTGTGGGTTCATCAATTACTTATGGATCACGGGATGCATTTGAAGTATTTTACTATCAGGCGGTTGGATTATGGAAATTAGTTTCCGGTCAAATTAAAGCAACGGAGTCCATTCAAAGTCCAATTGGTATCACATCTTATTTCCCTAAAGTTTGGGACTGGCGTGCATTCTGGAGATTAACTGCATTGCTTTCCATGGTTCTTGCATTTATGAATTTACTTCCTATTCCTGCTTTAGATGGTGGGCATATTATGTTTATTGGTATAGAGTCTATCATGGGTCGCAAATTATCTGATAAATTTATGGAGCGGGCACAAATTGCTGGAATGGTGTTGCTGTTATCGCTAATGGTATTCGCTGTAGGTAATGACTTATTTAAAATCTTTTCGAATTAA